In Mytilus trossulus isolate FHL-02 chromosome 6, PNRI_Mtr1.1.1.hap1, whole genome shotgun sequence, a single window of DNA contains:
- the LOC134722470 gene encoding uncharacterized protein LOC134722470, whose translation MIASSSVLVIFLGIILILYFNTTRKDEVLNVHLNSTYDYIIIGAGSAGSVIANRLSEDSGVTVLLIEAGGSEYGNDNIKIPLIGGGLQKSSADWNYQTLPQKNSHFAMNEQRSYWPRGRVLGGTSCLNTLVYRYLR comes from the exons ATGATCGCTTCCTCATCTGTACTTGTGATCTTTCTGGGTATTATCCTCATACTGTATTTTAACACAACGAGGAAAGATGAGGTGCTCAATGTTCATCTAAACTCAACATATGATTATATTATAA ttgGCGCAGGATCTGCAGGTTCCGTAATAGCCAATCGTTTGTCTGAGGACTCTGGTGTCACGGTCTTATTAATAGAAGCTGGTGGTTCCGAATATGGTaatgataatattaaaatacCATTGATTGGTGGAGGGCTGCAAAAGTCGTCAGCTGATTGGAATTATCAAACGTTACCTCAGAAAAACAGTCATTTTGCCATGAATGAGCAG AGGAGTTACTGGCCACGAGGACGAGTGTTAGGTGGAACTAGTTGTCTTAATACTCTAGTATATCGCTATCTTCGATGA